Proteins from one Oenanthe melanoleuca isolate GR-GAL-2019-014 chromosome 1, OMel1.0, whole genome shotgun sequence genomic window:
- the N4BP2L1 gene encoding NEDD4-binding protein 2-like 1, whose translation MEGRAFPAGPARGGRGGRGRGGGRGRGRGRGRAAERLPRAPVPVPGRAPVPVPGRAPQAGPGPAAAEQRLLQALGGLSLGAPRAGGRLVLLRGLPGAGKSTLARQLKRDHPGAVVLSTDDFFVENGVYIFEPDFLEDAHKWNQKRARKAMKNGKSPVIIDNTNIHAWEMKPYVMMAHENRYEVTFQEPDTPWKFNVQELTRRNIHQVPREKIQRMKEQYEHNVTFHSVLRSEKPSRDEGSYSGASAAHGTGPHPSHLSALPRRRPGTARTNVTFN comes from the exons ATGGAGGGACGCGCATTcccggccggccccgcccgcgggGGCCGagggggccggggccggggtgggggccggggccggggccggggccggggccgggctgcggAGCGGCTCCCGCGGGcccccgttcccgttcccgggCGGGcccccgttcccgttcccgggCGGGCCCCCCaggccgggcccggccccgcggccgcggAGCAGCGGCTGCTGCAGGCGCTGGGCGGGCTGAGCCTGGGAGCCCCGCGGGCCGGCggcaggctggtgctgctgcgGGGGCTGCCGGGCGCCGGCAAGAGCACCCTGGCCAG gcAGCTGAAACGTGACCACCCTGGTGCTGTAGTCCTTAGTACTGATGACTTCTTTGTTGAAAATGGTGTCTACATCTTTGAGCCTGACTTCCTAGAGGATGCACACAAGTGGAACCAGAAAAGAG CACGCAAGGCCATGAAGAATGGGAAAAGCCCAGTTATTATTGACAATACCAACATCCATGCTTGGGAAATGAAGCCATATGTGATGATG GCACATGAAAATAGATATGAAGTTACATTCCAAGAACCGGACACACCCTGGAAGTTCAATGTTCAAGAACTAACAAG AAGAAATATTCATCAGGTGCCCCGGGAAAAGATACAACGGATGAAAGAACAATACGAGCACAATGTTACCTTCCACAGTGTTCTCCGGTCTGAAAAACCAAGCAGGGATGAGGGAAGCTACAGTGGAGCAAGTGCAGCTCATGGCACAggtccccatcccagccacctTTCTGCCTTGCCAAGGAGGAGACCTGGCACGGCACGTACAAATGTGACATTTAACTGA